A window of Elgaria multicarinata webbii isolate HBS135686 ecotype San Diego chromosome 2, rElgMul1.1.pri, whole genome shotgun sequence contains these coding sequences:
- the GBX2 gene encoding homeobox protein GBX-2 — MSAAFQPSLMMMPRPLGSSTAFSIDSLIGSPPQPSPGHFVYTGYPMFMPYRPVVLPPPPPPPPPPPALPQGPPLPPSHPHHHHHQIPSLPSSFCSSLAQGMALTSTLMATLPGTFAASAQHQEAARKFAPQPLPGGFDKADSIQPEAEDGKAFLAKEGSLLAFSASDAAQATLGAVRGAPGKEDAKAEDEAKGKEESFSMDSDLDYSSDDNLPGGQAAHKEDDSSNGLEEGGPSAANPSSTTATGKNRRRRTAFTSEQLLELEKEFHCKKYLSLTERSQIAHALKLSEVQVKIWFQNRRAKWKRVKAGNANSKTGEPSRNPKIVVPIPVHVSRFAIRSQHQQLEQARP; from the exons ATGAGTGCGGCGTTCCAGCCCTCGCTCATGATGATGCCGCGCCCTCTGGGAAGCAGCACCGCCTTCAGCATCGACTCGCTCATCGGCAGCCCGCCCCAGCCCAGCCCGGGCCACTTCGTCTACACGGGCTACCCGATGTTCATGCCCTACCGGCCggtggtgctgccgccgccgccgccgcccccgccgccgccgcccgccttGCCCCaggggccgccgctgccgccctcgcacccgcaccaccaccaccaccagatcccCAGCCTGCCCAGCAGCTTCTGCTCCAGCCTGGCGCAGGGCATGGCGCTCACCTCCACCCTCATGGCCACCCTGCCCGGCACCTTCGCGGCCTCGGCGCAGCACCAGGAGGCGGCCCGGAAGTTTGCCCCGCAGCCGCTCCCGGGCGGCTTCGACAAGGCGGACAGCATCCAGCCGGAGGCCGAAGACGGCAAGGCGTTCCTGGCCAAGGAGGGCTCGCTGCTGGCCTTCTCGGCTTCCGACGCGGCGCAGGCCACCCTCG GGGCCGTCCGAGGAGCGCCGGGGAAGGAGGACGCCAAGGCGGAGGACGAGGCCAAGGGCAAAGAGGAGAGCTTCTCCATGGACAGCGACCTCGACTACAGCTCCGACGACAACCTGCCCGGCGGCCAGGCGGCGCACAAGGAGGACGACTCGAGCAACGGCCTGGAGGAGGGCGGCCCGAGCGCGGCCAACCCCAGCAGCACCACCGCCACGGGCAAGAACCGGCGGCGGCGGACGGCCTTCACCAGCGAGCAGCTGCTGGAGCTCGAGAAGGAGTTCCACTGCAAGAAGTACCTGTCGCTCACCGAGCGCTCCCAGATCGCGCACGCCCTCAAGCTCAGCGAAGTGCAGGTCAAGATCTGGTTCCAGAACCGGCGGGCCAAGTGGAAACGCGTGAAAGCGGGCAACGCCAACTCCAAGACCGGCGAGCCCTCCCGGAACCCCAAGATCGTGGTGCCGATCCCCGTCCACGTCAGCCGGTTCGCCATCAGGAGTCAGCATCAGCAGCTGGAGCAGGCCAGGCCCTGA